The proteins below come from a single Halobacillus salinarum genomic window:
- a CDS encoding DUF1643 domain-containing protein, with amino-acid sequence MNKRPAPKYLWQEHERVEAVFDPTKTYRYLLSCMWEKEADPVTFVMLNPSVADENYCDPTLKRCLNFAKSWGYGSMKIVNLFALVSTEPEALSSHQDPTGPENDAYIIEASRKSPLIIYAWGTKYGSLNGRSDRVQHLLSSYPHYCIKKSSNGRHPCHPLFLPKKLRPVPF; translated from the coding sequence ATGAATAAACGACCGGCACCCAAATATCTGTGGCAAGAGCATGAACGAGTGGAAGCTGTTTTTGATCCAACGAAAACGTATCGCTATCTTCTCAGCTGTATGTGGGAAAAAGAAGCTGATCCTGTCACTTTTGTTATGTTGAATCCGAGTGTTGCGGACGAAAACTACTGTGACCCTACACTCAAACGCTGCTTAAATTTTGCAAAGTCATGGGGTTACGGATCGATGAAGATTGTGAACCTCTTTGCCTTAGTTTCAACCGAACCAGAAGCACTCTCGTCTCATCAAGACCCCACCGGACCGGAAAATGATGCATATATTATAGAAGCATCACGAAAATCCCCTCTCATTATTTACGCGTGGGGCACAAAATACGGTTCGCTCAACGGGCGTTCTGACCGAGTACAGCACTTGCTGTCGAGCTATCCACATTACTGTATTAAAAAAAGCAGCAATGGCAGGCATCCCTGTCATCCGCTTTTTCTGCCAAAAAAATTACGTCCGGTTCCTTTTTAA